The window GGTAAGAAAGTCATGGCTCACGCAGAAGGAGCGGCCGGCATCAAGGCAGCAGTACGCGCAGGCGTGGATTCCATCGAACACGGAACGATGCTGGACGAAGAAGGCGCACAGCTCATGGAGGACCACGGAACCTGGCTCGTGCCCACGCTTTACTGCTTTCAGCACGATATGGAGACCGGCCTGTCCAAAGGACGCGACCCGGACAGCTTCGCCAAGGGTCAGGAGATCCTCGCCGCTCAGGGCCCCGCGTTCAAACTGGCGCTCGCCCACCACCTCAAAATCGCATACGGCGTGGACGACAATGACGTTGACGAATCTGTCTCGCGTGAATTTGGCGCTCTGGTTGCGGGTGGCATGACTACGCTCGGTGCGCTCCAGGCTGCTACGATCAATGCCGCGACCCTCCTTGGCAAAGACAATCAATTCGGCTCTATTGAGCCTGGACACTACGCCGACATCATCGCCGTAACCGGAGACCCACTGGCCGACATCACTGTCATGTATCACGTTGACTTCGTCATGAAGGGCGGTCAGATTCTCAAGGATCCAGCCCACCCTGACCGCAATCCCGTGCCGCATGTTCAATGATTTTCTCGCACAGATTTCCTGATAAGAAAATCACGGTTCATTTGTCTCCTATCTGAGGAAGCGGTTACCCAATTACCAAAGTAAGCTTTACTTTATGGAATTCACAACTGCCCCGGCTTATGGTAAACGTTATTTTCACGACATCCGACACGTGAACTCGACGGATTGAGCTTTCTTACTGTAAGTGTGGATCGACTTGCCTCTGCTTCAACGTCCTTTTCCCTTCCTTTCGGGCGGAATGGGACACACCGAGATGACCTCCGATGGAACGAGTTGCAGGAGAAACGCTCTCATGGCTGACGCAGATGGTGAGGTAACGCGGCTGCTGGAACGATGGAGGGAAGGCGATCCAGATGTATTGGAGAGCCTCATTCCACTCGTCTATGGACAACTGCATCGCATCGCGGAGGGCTACATGCGCCGTGAGCGCGAAGATCACACGCTACAGCCGACCGCGCTGGTCAATGAAGTCTACATGCGTCTATTAAGCCAGCGAAAAGTCTCCTGGCACGACCGGGGACACTTCTACACCTTTGCTGCCCGCATCATGCGAAACATTCTCAAGGACCACGCGCGCGCCCATCTTGCGGAGCGGCGCGGCGGTCCTGGCGCTATCCGGCTCCCGCTGTCCGACGAGATTGCTTGGGTCGGCACTTCTTCCGCTGAGATTCTAGACCTGAATAGGGCTCTGGATCGGCTGGAGAAGCTCGATCAGCGCAAGGCGCATCTGATCGAACTCCGTTTTTTCCTGGCATTGACGCTGGAGGAAACCGCGGAAGTGCTCTCGATTTCTCTTTCGACAGCCGAACGCGATCTCAAATTCTCGCGAAGCTGGCTCTATCAGGAGCTGAAATCTTCCCCGAAGAGCGAGACAGTCTGATGGACGCAGGTGCGGAGTTGCCTGGAAACCCAGCCGTATCTGCATCATCGGAAACCTCTCTTCGATGGGAACAGACGGAAGAGTTATTCCACCGCGCGATGGCGTGCCCGGCACAGGAACGCGCAAGCCGGGTAGTCGATTGGTCTGGCGGCGATGCGGAACTGCGAGACAGCGTGCTCAAGCTTTTGGAATCGTACCAATCCGTGGAAGAACTAATCTCCGCAGCTCCACCGCTCGATCCGGAGAATTTTTTGAAACGCACCCCGGTCGCCCCTGCAACTGGGGACGGCGAGGGGGGGGCAGGCGACCCGTGGATAGGTCGTGTATTAGGCGCATTTCGCCTGGAACGGCTGCTTGGCCAAGGTGGCATGGGAGTCGTTTATCTTGGTCAGCGCATATCAGGGGGCTTTACTCAGACTGTCGCAGTGAAACTTGTCGGTTGGCACTTGCGTTTGTCGCCCGCCGTTACGCAGTTTCTCCTGGAACGCGAAACTCTCGCCAAACTCGAGCACGGAAGCATTGCACGTTTGCTTGACGGAGGGGTCACCAGCGAGGGGTTTCCCTACGTAGTAATGGAGTACGTCGAGGGAAGGCGTCTCGACGAGGCCTGCGACGATCCTGCCGTTCCGATCAAACAGATTATCCGATGGGTACTGCAGTTGTGCAATGCAGTTACCTACGTTCACAG is drawn from Acidicapsa acidisoli and contains these coding sequences:
- a CDS encoding sigma-70 family RNA polymerase sigma factor, whose protein sequence is MADADGEVTRLLERWREGDPDVLESLIPLVYGQLHRIAEGYMRREREDHTLQPTALVNEVYMRLLSQRKVSWHDRGHFYTFAARIMRNILKDHARAHLAERRGGPGAIRLPLSDEIAWVGTSSAEILDLNRALDRLEKLDQRKAHLIELRFFLALTLEETAEVLSISLSTAERDLKFSRSWLYQELKSSPKSETV